A genome region from Blautia coccoides includes the following:
- a CDS encoding DUF4118 domain-containing protein: MDKEERPSSEKMLEKIQAQEEKVRRRELGQLKIFLGYAAGTGKTFAMMEAARELKKQQVDVVAGYVEPHARPETAALLEGIEQLPFLMMDYKGVKIREFDLDAALKRRPKVILVDELAHSNIQGCRHRKRYQDIEELLEHGINVYTTVNIQHLESLNDNVAGITSIMVRETIPDSVFDRADQVKLVDIEPEELIERMKEGKIYQGMQAQRALQNFFTRDKLTALREIALRRMADRVNHLAEEEKMLYGDGGFSTGEHVLTCISPAPSNAKVIRTAARLAYAFHAEFTALYVETRYLQNADEKVKKRRDENMRLARSLGAKVATVNGEDVSRQIAEYAKVSNVTKIVMGRTAHRILFGQTRKTLVESLNQYAPNLDVYVIPDLQSGIGQRPYTVIKAGKFLQGLKGTDFWIMLAMMTISTAGGLLLAHYHMTEANIIMVYLLGVMLTAIFTQGYVCSVLASILSVILFNYFFTMPVHSLQAYDASYPVTFAMMFTVSLLTSWNMSKIQKQNEENAKRAYRTEILLVNSKKLRRAKTRQQVSDDLAVQIQKLMHFTVIIYMKKDDVIQVPSIYLRSGIEKEEEEALRADYTSRAEQAVVRWVFENGHRAGCTTHTLPSAKAIYLPVMEDDNVSAVVGMVLEERREIAVFEYNLISAMLDEAALVLERIQKIEDLVKSQSEKALHH; this comes from the coding sequence ATGGACAAAGAGGAAAGACCAAGTTCCGAAAAAATGCTGGAAAAAATCCAGGCCCAGGAGGAGAAAGTTCGTAGAAGGGAACTGGGACAGCTTAAGATCTTTCTAGGATATGCAGCTGGCACAGGAAAGACCTTTGCCATGATGGAAGCTGCCAGAGAATTGAAAAAGCAGCAGGTGGATGTGGTCGCCGGATATGTGGAACCCCATGCAAGACCGGAGACAGCCGCGCTTTTGGAAGGGATAGAACAGCTTCCTTTTCTGATGATGGACTACAAGGGAGTCAAGATCAGGGAATTTGATCTGGATGCTGCCTTAAAACGCCGTCCCAAGGTGATCCTGGTAGATGAACTGGCTCATTCCAATATTCAGGGCTGCCGTCACAGAAAACGGTATCAGGATATTGAGGAGCTTCTGGAGCATGGGATCAATGTGTATACCACAGTGAATATTCAGCATTTGGAAAGCCTCAATGACAATGTGGCCGGCATTACATCCATCATGGTAAGAGAGACCATCCCTGACAGCGTGTTCGACAGGGCAGATCAGGTAAAGCTTGTGGATATCGAACCGGAAGAATTGATCGAACGCATGAAAGAGGGTAAGATATACCAGGGAATGCAGGCCCAGAGAGCTTTGCAGAACTTTTTTACAAGAGATAAGCTGACTGCTCTTCGGGAAATCGCCCTGCGCCGCATGGCCGACAGGGTGAACCACCTGGCAGAGGAGGAAAAGATGCTGTACGGGGACGGTGGATTTTCCACCGGGGAGCATGTTCTTACCTGTATTTCCCCGGCACCCTCCAATGCAAAGGTGATCCGCACAGCGGCCCGTCTGGCATACGCATTTCATGCGGAATTTACTGCCCTTTATGTGGAGACCAGATATTTGCAGAATGCAGATGAGAAGGTGAAAAAGCGAAGGGATGAAAATATGCGGCTGGCCAGAAGTCTGGGAGCAAAGGTTGCCACTGTAAACGGTGAGGATGTGTCAAGGCAGATTGCTGAGTATGCAAAGGTGAGTAATGTGACCAAGATCGTTATGGGCAGAACAGCCCATAGGATCCTGTTCGGACAGACCAGAAAAACTCTGGTTGAGAGTCTGAATCAATATGCGCCGAACCTTGACGTATATGTCATACCGGATTTGCAGAGCGGGATTGGCCAGAGACCCTATACCGTAATAAAGGCCGGGAAATTTCTGCAGGGACTCAAAGGGACTGATTTCTGGATCATGCTGGCTATGATGACGATCAGTACAGCCGGCGGTTTGCTGTTGGCACATTATCATATGACGGAGGCCAATATTATCATGGTATATCTGCTGGGGGTGATGCTTACCGCAATCTTTACCCAGGGGTATGTGTGTTCTGTGCTGGCTTCCATACTCAGCGTGATCTTGTTCAACTATTTTTTTACCATGCCTGTTCACAGCCTTCAGGCGTACGATGCCAGTTATCCGGTAACATTTGCCATGATGTTTACGGTCAGCCTTCTTACTTCCTGGAATATGTCAAAGATACAGAAGCAGAATGAGGAAAACGCAAAGCGGGCATACCGCACAGAAATTCTTCTGGTAAACAGTAAAAAACTGCGGCGGGCAAAGACCAGGCAGCAGGTCAGTGATGATTTGGCTGTACAGATCCAAAAACTGATGCATTTTACTGTTATCATATATATGAAGAAAGACGATGTGATACAGGTTCCGTCTATTTACCTGAGGAGCGGAATTGAAAAAGAGGAGGAGGAAGCCCTGAGGGCAGATTATACCTCCCGCGCGGAGCAGGCTGTGGTCAGGTGGGTGTTTGAAAATGGGCACAGAGCCGGATGTACCACCCATACGCTTCCCAGTGCAAAGGCTATTTATCTTCCGGTAATGGAGGATGACAATGTATCCGCGGTGGTTGGCATGGTACTGGAGGAGCGAAGAGAGATCGCCGTATTTGAATACAATCTCATATCTGCCATGCTGGACGAGGCAGCCCTTGTGCTGGAGCGTATACAGAAAATAGAGGATCTGGTAAAATCACAGTCCGAAAAAGCGCTTCACCACTGA
- a CDS encoding translation factor GTPase family protein → MKTNKLAVGILAHVDAGKTTLAESILYLTGSIRKPGRVDHRDAFLDTYDLERERGITIFSKQAQVNLGKKEVTLLDTPGHVDFSAEMERTLQVLDYAVLVISGADGVQGHVQTLWRLLTRYKIPVFLFINKMDQEGTHRQKLLEELQKRLDERCIAFEEDEDAFYENLAMSDEAVLEKYLSDGTVAQEEIIRLIRERKVFPCYFGSALKIEGVEEFLQGFEAYTSCPKYPDDFGARVYKIARDTQGTRLTYMKITGGTLKVKRMLTNRRQDNPDSEEIWEEKVDQIRIYSGAGFSAVNEAPAGTVCAVTGLSRTYCGEGLGAETESELPLLEPVLTYQIQLPPECDVHRMYLKLRQLEEEEPELHIVWEEQSDEIHAQVMGEVQIEILKRLIAERFGTEVEFGTGSIVYKETITEPVEGVGHFEPLRHYAEVHLLMEPGERGSGLQFETACSEDILERNWQRLVLTHLEEKRHRGVLTGSEITDMKITLVTGRAHLKHTEGGDFRQATYRAVRHGLKCTTSLLLEPVYEFRLEIPSDKVGRALSDIQKMYGTFSEPIIEGDMTILSGTAPVAAMRDYQTEVAAYTKGHGRLSCALKGYEPCHNAEEVIAQKAYDSEKDTENPTGSVFCSHGAGFVVSYDKVREYMHLDSGLHLEKKEKPIREVSSQSSRSSYTGGGLADEKELEEIFNRTYGTAKKERNQFNRKRTVSADSASAREYRPAKKVTEEEYLLVDGYNIIFAWEELSGLASVSIEAARNKLMDILSNYQGYKKNTLILVYDAYKVEGNTGEVMKYHNIYVVYTKEAETADQYIEKTVHQIGRKHRVTVATSDALEQIIILGQGASRLSAAGLKEEIQAADIEIRSNYLNQGQSGKNYLFDHMSHELQELMEDVRMGRKKL, encoded by the coding sequence ATGAAAACAAACAAATTAGCGGTCGGCATCCTGGCCCATGTGGATGCCGGCAAGACAACCCTGGCGGAGAGTATTCTCTATCTGACAGGCAGTATCAGAAAACCGGGACGTGTGGACCATCGGGATGCGTTTCTGGACACCTACGATCTGGAGCGGGAGCGGGGAATCACCATATTTTCAAAACAGGCGCAAGTAAATCTGGGGAAAAAGGAAGTGACGCTTCTCGATACCCCCGGACATGTGGATTTTTCCGCGGAGATGGAGAGAACCCTGCAGGTACTGGATTATGCGGTTCTGGTGATCAGCGGAGCGGACGGTGTACAGGGACATGTACAGACTTTGTGGAGACTGCTCACCCGCTATAAAATCCCTGTTTTTCTGTTTATCAATAAAATGGACCAGGAAGGAACCCACAGGCAGAAGCTTCTGGAGGAACTGCAGAAGCGCCTGGATGAAAGGTGCATTGCTTTTGAGGAGGATGAGGATGCATTTTACGAGAATCTGGCCATGAGTGATGAGGCCGTACTGGAAAAATATCTGTCTGACGGCACTGTGGCACAGGAAGAGATCATCCGGCTGATCCGGGAGCGGAAGGTCTTCCCCTGTTATTTCGGCTCAGCTTTGAAAATAGAGGGTGTGGAGGAGTTTTTGCAGGGGTTTGAAGCTTATACGTCCTGTCCAAAATACCCGGATGATTTTGGAGCCAGGGTTTACAAAATAGCCAGGGATACCCAGGGAACACGTCTGACTTATATGAAGATCACAGGCGGCACCTTGAAGGTGAAAAGGATGCTGACAAACCGCCGGCAGGATAATCCGGACAGTGAGGAAATATGGGAGGAGAAAGTAGACCAGATCCGCATCTATTCCGGGGCAGGTTTCTCTGCGGTCAATGAGGCACCGGCAGGGACCGTCTGTGCGGTAACCGGGCTTTCCCGGACGTACTGCGGGGAAGGACTGGGCGCAGAGACAGAATCGGAGCTGCCGCTTCTGGAGCCGGTCCTCACCTATCAGATCCAGCTTCCCCCGGAATGTGATGTGCACCGAATGTATTTGAAGCTTCGTCAGTTGGAGGAGGAAGAACCGGAACTGCACATTGTCTGGGAAGAGCAGTCTGACGAAATCCATGCTCAGGTCATGGGAGAGGTGCAGATAGAGATCCTGAAACGTCTGATCGCGGAACGCTTTGGCACGGAAGTGGAATTTGGCACAGGAAGCATTGTCTATAAAGAGACTATTACAGAACCGGTAGAAGGGGTGGGACATTTTGAACCACTCCGCCATTATGCAGAGGTGCATCTTCTCATGGAGCCTGGAGAACGGGGCAGCGGCCTGCAGTTTGAGACTGCCTGCAGCGAGGATATCCTGGAGAGAAACTGGCAGCGTCTGGTGCTGACACATCTGGAGGAAAAACGCCATAGAGGTGTGCTGACAGGTTCAGAGATTACGGATATGAAGATCACGCTGGTCACAGGACGCGCACATTTAAAGCATACAGAGGGCGGAGATTTCCGGCAGGCTACGTATCGCGCCGTACGTCATGGATTGAAATGTACAACCAGCCTTTTACTGGAACCTGTCTATGAATTCAGACTGGAAATCCCCTCCGACAAGGTGGGAAGGGCACTTTCAGACATCCAAAAGATGTACGGCACATTTTCCGAACCGATCATAGAGGGAGATATGACCATACTTTCAGGTACTGCTCCCGTAGCCGCCATGCGGGATTACCAGACAGAGGTGGCTGCCTATACAAAAGGGCATGGGAGGCTTTCCTGTGCGCTGAAGGGATACGAGCCTTGTCATAATGCGGAGGAGGTTATTGCACAAAAAGCCTATGATTCAGAAAAAGACACGGAGAATCCCACAGGTTCTGTGTTCTGTTCCCACGGTGCCGGCTTTGTGGTTAGCTATGACAAAGTGAGGGAGTATATGCACCTGGACAGCGGCCTTCACCTGGAAAAAAAAGAAAAACCGATTCGTGAAGTATCCTCCCAGTCCTCCCGTTCCTCTTATACGGGCGGCGGATTGGCAGATGAAAAGGAACTGGAAGAAATATTTAACCGCACATATGGAACTGCTAAAAAGGAAAGAAATCAATTCAACAGAAAACGTACCGTAAGTGCGGATAGCGCCTCCGCCAGAGAATACAGGCCTGCAAAAAAGGTGACAGAAGAGGAATATCTGCTGGTGGACGGCTACAATATCATTTTTGCATGGGAAGAATTGAGCGGCCTTGCCAGCGTCAGTATCGAGGCTGCCAGAAATAAACTCATGGATATTCTCAGCAACTATCAGGGCTATAAGAAAAATACACTGATCCTGGTATACGATGCCTACAAAGTGGAGGGCAATACAGGAGAAGTGATGAAATACCACAATATCTATGTTGTATATACAAAAGAGGCGGAAACAGCGGACCAGTACATTGAGAAAACCGTCCACCAAATCGGGAGAAAACACCGGGTTACAGTGGCCACCTCCGACGCGCTGGAGCAGATCATCATTCTTGGACAGGGAGCCAGCCGTCTCTCGGCAGCAGGCTTGAAAGAGGAAATCCAGGCAGCAGATATCGAGATCAGAAGCAATTATCTGAACCAGGGGCAGAGTGGGAAAAACTATTTATTTGACCATATGTCCCATGAACTCCAGGAGCTGATGGAGGATGTGAGGATGGGGAGGAAGAAGCTGTGA
- a CDS encoding helix-turn-helix domain-containing protein, translated as MFEIDKVQFGVFLLGLRKEKGYTQKQLAEKLFVSDKAVSKWERGLSLPDITLLGPLADILGVTVAELLQTQRISEGKTLTKPEVDALVSGSLHLSVEEQEEKRLRQRRHMICYLLCTVMAALEMWLLIYTGNGNVMISTGFFTIEGLSLLFGAWFSLFARESLPAFYDENKINYYSQGMFRIHIIGVQFNNRNWPHVLRAGRTAMLGIAVFNPWLNFLLLKIVGEDTWERYGGYVCLAVMLCTFIPIVAAAKKNE; from the coding sequence ATGTTTGAGATTGACAAAGTACAGTTTGGCGTATTTCTCTTGGGGCTGAGGAAAGAAAAGGGCTATACACAGAAGCAGCTTGCAGAAAAATTATTTGTATCGGATAAAGCGGTGAGTAAGTGGGAGCGGGGGCTGAGTCTTCCGGATATTACACTTCTCGGTCCTCTGGCGGATATACTGGGTGTGACAGTTGCGGAACTGCTGCAGACACAGCGTATCAGTGAGGGAAAAACACTGACTAAGCCGGAGGTGGACGCACTGGTTTCGGGTTCTCTTCATTTATCTGTGGAGGAACAGGAAGAAAAAAGGTTAAGGCAGAGAAGGCATATGATCTGTTATCTGCTCTGTACAGTTATGGCCGCTTTGGAAATGTGGCTGTTAATATATACAGGCAATGGAAATGTGATGATTTCCACAGGTTTCTTTACCATTGAGGGATTGAGCCTTTTGTTTGGGGCTTGGTTTTCCCTGTTTGCAAGAGAGTCGCTGCCGGCATTTTATGACGAGAATAAGATCAATTATTACAGCCAGGGGATGTTTCGGATCCATATTATAGGTGTGCAATTTAATAACAGAAACTGGCCTCATGTACTGAGAGCGGGCAGAACTGCCATGCTTGGAATAGCTGTTTTTAATCCTTGGTTAAATTTTTTGCTGTTAAAAATAGTGGGAGAGGATACCTGGGAAAGGTATGGGGGATATGTATGCCTGGCAGTGATGCTGTGCACCTTTATTCCTATTGTGGCAGCGGCTAAGAAAAACGAATAG
- the kdpC gene encoding potassium-transporting ATPase subunit KdpC, with product MKSFLKYFKSALVLTVLMLILCGFAYPAALTGLGQLIFPHQANGSLITAEGEKTDDPENAVGSAIVGQDFSGDSRYFQCRISGVNYNTYTEEEKEDGSYAGVGSGGSNLAPSNEELKQRAEKSVEEFLKNNPDVKKGDIPADLLTASGSGMDPNITPESAEIQIPSIAKNTGLTEEEIRKIVEKNTDGKTLGVFGHERVNVLKCNLEIAKAIGEI from the coding sequence ATGAAATCATTTTTGAAATATTTTAAAAGCGCCCTGGTTCTGACTGTTCTGATGCTGATCCTCTGTGGCTTTGCCTATCCGGCAGCCCTGACCGGGCTTGGGCAGCTCATATTCCCCCATCAGGCTAACGGAAGCCTGATCACTGCGGAAGGGGAAAAGACAGATGACCCTGAAAACGCAGTGGGTTCAGCCATTGTAGGGCAGGATTTTTCCGGGGATTCCAGATATTTTCAGTGCCGTATATCCGGTGTGAATTATAACACTTATACAGAGGAAGAAAAAGAGGACGGCAGCTATGCCGGAGTCGGTTCAGGCGGATCTAACCTGGCACCTTCCAATGAGGAGCTGAAACAGCGCGCAGAGAAATCCGTAGAGGAATTCCTTAAAAATAATCCGGATGTGAAGAAGGGGGATATTCCTGCTGATCTCCTCACTGCTTCCGGTTCCGGCATGGACCCCAATATCACACCAGAATCCGCTGAGATTCAGATACCATCCATTGCAAAAAATACAGGACTTACAGAGGAAGAGATCAGAAAAATCGTGGAAAAGAACACGGATGGGAAAACCCTTGGAGTCTTCGGGCATGAACGGGTAAATGTTCTGAAATGTAATCTGGAGATTGCAAAAGCTATTGGAGAAATATAG
- a CDS encoding YkgJ family cysteine cluster protein produces MLKPNEVQKQAKYKENENLRFRTFLKCNADEEKLDAQFLKLHNKLFADYDCGKCRNCCKLYHGTIPAEDVEKDARHLGISGEEFKNLYLDNDMISGAYDTKHMPCDFLQENGICMSGGV; encoded by the coding sequence ATGCTGAAACCTAATGAGGTTCAAAAACAGGCAAAATATAAAGAAAATGAGAATTTAAGATTTCGTACTTTTTTAAAATGCAATGCAGATGAAGAAAAATTGGATGCGCAGTTTTTAAAGCTGCATAATAAATTGTTTGCAGATTATGACTGCGGCAAATGCCGAAATTGCTGTAAGCTGTATCATGGGACTATTCCGGCAGAAGACGTGGAAAAAGATGCCAGGCATCTGGGTATTTCAGGAGAAGAGTTTAAAAATTTATATCTGGATAACGATATGATCTCTGGTGCATATGATACAAAGCATATGCCTTGTGATTTTCTTCAGGAAAACGGTATCTGTATGTCCGGTGGCGTTTGA